From the genome of Bombus pascuorum chromosome 2, iyBomPasc1.1, whole genome shotgun sequence, one region includes:
- the LOC132904636 gene encoding uncharacterized protein LOC132904636: protein MAEWAKFNGEEKLTQSSNTIETESDNKEEENGTGGSRGDSRNAEVIARKSDEELLIEKRRSSVNRTPQETPRKTESRKASDATSSELNSLVKNASRLRKNSDQIGILTEERSKILNDQSYVNDAAIDKDEEIRNCLEKTFDAYNEPGSKIRQEARHELRESKESQNSVKKPDSLYKDNVASPQKRKSVFVERSSIFGSPTKILSKNRSPSEKSTEKLVNGKSPREEKQQHHVQFNKDSKKQQCREKRPQSSPSLPPSTTSSSEDNSSLGQLCEATPPDGGWGWVVVAASFMVNLIADGITFSFGVIYVEFLNYFGEGKSKTAWIGSLFMAMPLLSGPVASFLTDRYGCRKVSIAGSILATTGFVISSFANSMEVLIFTFGILAGFGLSLCFVAAVVIVAYYFDKKRSFATGLSVCGSGIGTFIFAPLTQYLLAEYGWRGTTLILAGLFFNLAVCGCLMRDLEWTTTRAKAKTEERRKNREKKRTRIQSSSVDSFSANSSLNTLTIMENLRTQEEEEEDGEKLFSSLVSLPTFVKNGEKVPLEVLELLSTRKNVYNVLLQNYPSLLISSRSFSDSGPLHDQLSTPSARFVPTPSSLSELKSEENKDKVLPNDEQTLRQQTDAAWRLWWLKKINLDSSLRRSSTLEHTRRLPTAYLKDIRVHRQSLTYRGAMLNINRYRLRASSCPDIYRNSMTTIAKTKLVWYAGLWEFWDLIVDMLDFSHFADSRFLLFAISNFLLHTWYDVPYVYLTDNAIEMGFSETDASILISVIGITNMAGEILLGWAGDRAWVNASIVYAVCMAFCGAVTALIPMVIGNYYALCAISGAFGLFIGANYSLTSIILVELITLERFTNAYGLLLLVQGVANLMGPPLAGWLYDITGTYDLSFYLAGFFIALSGVLLLAMPLISLYRKCLHRSRKEETDEDFANVNRV from the exons ATGGCCGAGTGGGCCAAGTTCAATGGCGAGGAGAAGCTGACTCAATCGAGCAACACGATCGAGACAGAGAGCGATAACAAAGAGGAGGAGAACGGTACCGGTGGATCGCGTGGTGACTCGAGAAACGCCGAGGTGATAGCACGAAAAAGCGATGAAGAGTTGTTGATCGAGAAAAGACGTTCTTCCGTAAACAGGACTCCTCAGGAAACGCCGCGTAAAACGGAGTCGCGAAAAGCTAGCGACGCGACCTCGTCGGAATTAAATTCTTTGGTGAAGAACGCGTCACGATTGAGAAAAAATTCCGATCAGATCGGAATTCTCACCGAGGAACGATCAAAGATCTTGAACGATCAGAGCTACGTGAATGATGCGGCGATCGACAAGGACGAGGAGATACGAAATTGTTTGGAGAAGACGTTCGATGCTTACAACGAGCCTGGCTCGAAGATCCGGCAGGAAGCTAGGCACGAATTGAGAGAATCGAAAGAATCGCAGAACTCGGTGAAAAAGCCTGACAGTTTGTACAAGGACAACGTTGCCAGCCCGCAGAAGCGTAAGAGCGTTTTCGTAGAGCGTAGTTCGATTTTCGGCTCTCCGACGAAGATCCTGTCGAAGAATCGTTCGCCGTCCGAGAAGAGTACCGAGAAGTTAGTCAACGGGAAATCGCCGCGGGAGGAGAAGCAACAACATCATGTGCAATTTAACAAAGACTCGAAGAAGCAGCAGTGCCGGGAGAAGAGGCCGCAATCGAGCCCTTCGCTACCACCGTCGACCACCAGCAGTTCCGAGGATAATTCCAGCTTGGGGCAATTGTGCGAGGCTACACCACCCGATGGCGGTTGGGGATGGGTGGTCGTCGCAGCTTCCTTCATGGTTAACCTCATAGCCGACGGTATTACGTTCTCGTTCGGCGTGATCTACGTGGAATTCCTCAACTATTTCGGCGAAGGGAAATCGAAGACGGCCTGGATCGGTAGCTTGTTCATGGCGATGCCGTTGTTGTCCGGCCCCGTGGCCAGTTTCCTCACGGACAGATACGGTTGTCGAAAAGTTTCTATAGCGGGCAGTATCCTAGCGACGACCGGTTTCGTTATAAGTTCTTTCGCCAATTCCATGGAGGTTCTGATATTCACTTTCGGAATTCTCGCTGGCTTCGGTTTGTCTTTGTGTTTCGTGGCCGCCGTGGTGATCGTCGCTTACTATTTCGATAAGAAGAGATCTTTCGCGACAGGTTTGTCCGTCTGCGGTAGCGGTATAGGAACGTTCATCTTTGCCCCGCTTACGCAGTATCTGCTGGCCGAATACGGCTGGCGGGGAACCACGCTGATATTGGCCGGTCTGTTCTTCAATCTGGCTGTCTGCGGCTGTCTTATGAGGGATCTCGAATGGACCACCACCAGAGCGAAAGCGAAGACCGAGGAGAGACGGAAAAATCGCGAGAAAAAGAGGACCAGGATACAGAGCTCGAGCGTGGACTCGTTCTCCGCGAATAGTTCGCTCAACACTCTCACGATCATGGAGAATCTTCGGACtcaagaggaagaggaggaggacgGTGAAAAGCTATTTTCCAGTCTGGTAAGCTTACCCACGTTCGTGAAGAACGGCGAAAAGGTACCGTTGGAGGTATTGGAACTACTTAGTACTCGTAAAAACGTGTACAACGTGTTACTGCAAAATTATCCGAGTCTGCTCATCTCCTCGAGGAGCTTCAGCGATTCCGGGCCGCTTCACGATCAGCTGAGCACACCTTCGGCCAGATTCGTGCCCACGCCGAGCTCTTTGTCCGAGTTGAAGAGCGAGGAAAACAAGGACAAGGTCTTGCCCAACGACGAGCAAACTCTTCGACAGCAAACGGACGCCGCTTGGCGATTGTGGTGGTTGAAGAAGATCAATCTGGATAGCTCGTTGAGAAGATCCAGCACTCTCGAGCATACCAGGAGGCTACCCACTGCCTATTTGAAGGATATCAGAGTGCATAGGCAGAGCCTTACGTATAGAGGCGCTATGTTGAATATAAATCGATATCGACTCAGAGCATCCAGTTGTCCGGATATTTATAGGAACTCGATGACCACCATAGCTAAAACCAAACTCGTCTGGTACGCCGGTCTCTGGGAATTTTGGGACCTCATCGTCGATATGCTTGATTTTTCTCATTTCGCTGATTCGCGTTTCTTGCTGTTCGCCATTAGCAATTTCCTTCTACATACCTGGTACGACGTGCCCTACGTCTATTTGACGGACAACGCAATCGAGATGGGCTTTAGCGAAACCGACGCATCCATTTTAATATCGGTCATAGGAATAACCAACATGGCTGGAGAG attCTGCTTGGTTGGGCAGGCGACAGAGCATGGGTAAACGCATCTATCGTATATGCGGTATGCATGGCATTTTGTGGCGCGGTGACGGCTTTAATACCCATGGTAATTGGTAATTACTATGCCTTATGCGCGATCTCTGGTGCTTTTGGATTATTCATCGGGGCGAACTACAGTCTTACCAGCATCATCCTCGTCGAACTGATCACGCTGGAAAGATTCACAAACGCGTATGGCCTTCTACTCTTGGTCCAGGGTGTTGCAAATCTTATGGGTCCTCCGTTGGCTG